One part of the Marinobacterium rhizophilum genome encodes these proteins:
- a CDS encoding IS3 family transposase (programmed frameshift), with amino-acid sequence MKKRSYQQYTPEFKRAAVQASIDSAETVHAVAVKLGINPRILYRWRSDLTRKTAPASTPTVQNTGPEKSIKDLERDNKALQRKLARLELENEILKKAQGVLGRPPDIRFAFIRRYQSVCWPVVSLCAALNVSRSGYYRWLHAAVSPQQHANLALSTFLLNTAKEEHGIPGYRKLWRSAVDAGYDCSLNRVQRVLQKAGYRSCRALKPGHRRPAAGLPVLPNLLNRQFAVSQPNRVWVSDITQIRATDGWLYLATVMDFHSRRIVGWAAGAVNHADLVVQALDNAWAYRCPDGHKLLFHSDQGAQYRSEPVMRWLNDRHVTISMSRRGNCWDNACAESFFAQLKLEWTKRLPPVDRRILTLEVHYYIDEYYNNVRRHETLNGLSPAEFEQVI; translated from the exons ATGAAGAAAAGGTCCTATCAGCAATACACGCCGGAATTTAAACGTGCGGCGGTACAGGCTTCCATCGACTCAGCAGAGACAGTGCATGCTGTCGCTGTTAAATTGGGCATCAATCCCCGCATTCTTTACCGATGGAGAAGCGACTTGACGCGCAAAACAGCACCAGCAAGCACGCCAACCGTGCAGAACACAGGTCCGGAGAAGAGCATCAAAGACCTGGAACGGGACAACAAGGCATTGCAGCGCAAGCTCGCACGGTTGGAGCTGGAGAACGAAATCCTAAAAAAGGCGCAAG GCGTACTGGGGCGACCACCCGACATAAGGTTCGCGTTTATCCGCCGTTATCAGTCGGTATGCTGGCCGGTGGTGTCGCTCTGTGCCGCGCTCAATGTCTCGCGCTCAGGATATTATCGTTGGCTGCACGCCGCTGTGTCCCCGCAGCAGCATGCGAACCTGGCGTTGAGCACATTCTTGCTGAACACAGCCAAGGAGGAACACGGGATCCCGGGGTACCGCAAACTCTGGCGGAGCGCGGTTGATGCTGGCTATGACTGCAGCCTTAACCGCGTTCAGCGGGTGCTGCAAAAAGCCGGCTATCGCTCATGCAGAGCGCTCAAGCCTGGCCACAGACGGCCTGCGGCCGGACTACCGGTGCTGCCAAACCTACTGAACAGACAGTTTGCGGTCAGTCAGCCCAACCGGGTGTGGGTGTCTGATATTACACAGATCCGGGCAACAGATGGCTGGCTGTATCTCGCGACAGTCATGGATTTTCACTCCAGGCGCATCGTGGGGTGGGCCGCTGGCGCGGTTAACCACGCCGATCTGGTGGTTCAGGCGCTAGACAACGCATGGGCGTACCGCTGCCCAGACGGTCACAAACTGTTGTTTCATTCCGATCAGGGAGCGCAGTATCGTTCGGAACCCGTGATGAGGTGGCTCAATGACCGTCACGTGACAATCAGCATGTCACGTCGCGGAAACTGCTGGGACAATGCCTGCGCCGAAAGCTTTTTTGCGCAACTGAAGCTGGAATGGACCAAGCGCCTGCCACCCGTGGACCGGCGGATCCTGACGCTTGAAGTGCACTATTACATCGACGAGTATTACAACAACGTTCGCCGGCACGAGACACTCAACGGGTTAAGCCCCGCTGAGTTTGAGCAGGTGATTTAA
- the amrA gene encoding AmmeMemoRadiSam system protein A produces MPSPDPCAPGARASEAAGSVPVVPVLTAPLRRRLLRVARETIERGLAGEEVWLPSLEGMPEPLCALGASFVTLYSVQRREEGRVLRGCVGSLDARRPLLQDVAHNAYYSAFQDARFAPLCTSELASTELELSILSPLVELPYTDEPDLLRQLVVAKDGLAIEYATHRATFLPSVWEQLPDVNDFWLHLKRKAGLAADFWHPQLRCWRYRVLKIREADAGNGERMS; encoded by the coding sequence ATGCCTTCGCCTGACCCCTGTGCCCCGGGAGCGCGGGCAAGTGAAGCGGCAGGCAGCGTGCCGGTCGTCCCGGTTTTAACAGCGCCTTTGCGCCGGCGGTTGCTTCGGGTCGCCCGTGAAACCATTGAGCGGGGGCTTGCGGGCGAGGAGGTCTGGCTACCGTCGCTTGAGGGTATGCCAGAGCCACTGTGCGCCCTAGGTGCCAGCTTCGTGACCCTCTATTCAGTGCAGCGGCGGGAGGAGGGTCGCGTGCTGCGGGGTTGTGTCGGGTCGCTGGACGCGCGCAGGCCACTGTTGCAGGACGTGGCGCACAATGCCTATTACAGTGCCTTTCAGGATGCCCGCTTTGCGCCGCTCTGTACGAGCGAGCTTGCATCTACCGAGCTGGAGCTGTCGATACTGTCGCCCCTGGTCGAGTTGCCGTACACCGACGAGCCCGATTTGCTGCGCCAGCTGGTGGTGGCTAAGGACGGGCTTGCCATCGAATACGCAACGCACCGTGCAACCTTCCTGCCGTCCGTCTGGGAGCAGTTGCCGGATGTGAATGATTTCTGGCTTCACCTCAAGCGCAAGGCCGGGCTGGCGGCGGATTTTTGGCACCCGCAGTTGCGCTGCTGGCGCTACCGGGTACTCAAGATACGCGAAGCGGATGCGGGTAACGGGGAGCGGATGTCTTGA
- a CDS encoding Hsp20 family protein: MRDFDLSPLYRSAIGFDRLASLLDNASRNEQNQPAYPPYNIELLDENHYRITMAVAGFDNSELSIKSEQDILVIVGQKQQDSNERKYLYQGIAARSFERRFQLADHVRVTRASMDKGLLHVDLVHEVPEAMKPRLIEIESMA; encoded by the coding sequence ATGAGAGATTTTGACCTGTCCCCCCTGTACCGTTCCGCCATCGGCTTTGATCGCCTGGCCTCTTTGCTGGACAACGCCAGTCGCAATGAACAGAACCAGCCGGCCTATCCGCCCTACAACATCGAATTGCTGGACGAAAACCACTACCGCATCACCATGGCGGTGGCCGGGTTCGACAACTCGGAACTGAGCATCAAGAGCGAACAGGACATCCTGGTGATCGTCGGCCAGAAGCAGCAGGACTCGAACGAGCGCAAATACCTGTACCAGGGTATTGCCGCACGCAGCTTCGAGCGCCGCTTCCAGCTCGCCGACCATGTGCGCGTCACCAGGGCCAGCATGGACAAGGGCCTGCTGCATGTCGACCTGGTGCACGAAGTGCCCGAAGCCATGAAACCGCGCCTGATCGAGATCGAAAGCATGGCGTAA
- a CDS encoding calcium/sodium antiporter: protein MLNVLLLLLGVALLTAGGEALIRGSLAAARRLGVSPLLSGLVIVGFGTSAPELVVSIDAAVNGRPDIAIGNVVGSNIGNIFLILGVCALITPLAVKPLALHRDAVTVVAASILFLVLVGGSALQRTDAAILLLALLAYLSWAYLTERSSVTLSAELHIAEAEELSIVPKSLLWIVAAVVFGLMLLIGGSQVLLTGAVGIAEHFGVSEAVIGLTLVAVGTSLPELSISVIAAIRRHADVAVGNILGSNIFNLLGILGVSALLQPLPVHARILQFDQWVMLGAALLLILFLYTGRRLSRLEGGLLLIGYGIYLGLSFTVFGD from the coding sequence ATGTTGAATGTTCTGCTGTTACTTCTGGGTGTGGCCTTGCTTACTGCTGGCGGTGAAGCATTGATTCGAGGCTCGTTGGCCGCCGCCAGACGCCTCGGCGTATCGCCATTGCTTAGTGGTCTCGTTATCGTAGGTTTCGGTACATCAGCACCGGAATTGGTGGTCTCTATTGATGCAGCAGTAAATGGTCGACCCGATATCGCTATCGGCAACGTCGTTGGCAGCAATATCGGTAATATCTTTCTGATTCTTGGGGTATGTGCATTGATCACGCCTCTGGCGGTCAAGCCGTTGGCACTGCACAGGGACGCTGTAACAGTAGTAGCGGCAAGTATACTGTTTCTGGTCTTGGTTGGTGGAAGCGCCCTGCAGCGGACGGATGCAGCAATTCTATTGTTGGCTTTGCTAGCTTACCTGTCGTGGGCTTACTTGACCGAACGCTCCAGCGTTACGCTCTCAGCAGAACTTCACATTGCTGAAGCGGAAGAGCTTTCCATAGTGCCGAAGTCGTTGTTATGGATTGTAGCCGCTGTTGTTTTCGGGTTAATGCTATTGATCGGCGGATCTCAAGTGCTGCTAACCGGTGCAGTGGGAATTGCAGAGCACTTTGGGGTTTCCGAGGCTGTTATTGGCTTGACGTTAGTGGCTGTAGGCACGTCACTTCCAGAGCTTTCGATATCGGTGATTGCTGCAATACGGCGACATGCGGATGTGGCGGTCGGCAACATTCTCGGTAGCAATATATTCAACTTGTTGGGAATTCTTGGTGTCTCCGCGCTCCTCCAGCCACTGCCCGTCCACGCTAGAATCCTACAATTTGACCAGTGGGTAATGCTAGGAGCGGCTCTACTCCTGATACTGTTCTTGTATACGGGGCGTCGCCTGAGCCGGTTGGAGGGTGGCCTATTATTGATCGGCTACGGTATTTATCTGGGGCTGAGCTTCACTGTATTTGGCGACTGA
- the amrS gene encoding AmmeMemoRadiSam system radical SAM enzyme — protein MPASQITPVPTRYWHRIERDKIQCDVCPRFCKLSEGQRGLCYVRGRENDQIMLYTYGRSSGFCVDPIEKKPLNHFLPGTPVLSFGTAGCNLACKFCQNWDMSKSRDMDTLADSASPEDLATTCLRLACRSIAFTYNDPVIFMEYAMDVADACREQGIRAVAVTAGYICPQPRAELYRHIDAANVDLKAFTERFYSRICGGALAPVLDTLLYLHQTDVWFEITNLLIPDENDSNEEIEAMSRWIFDHLGPDRPLHFSAFHPDWKMLDKTRTPQSTLTRAREIAMKQGLRYVYTGNVHDPDGSSTWCPGCGTRLIERDWYQLGEWKLDAAGRCIHCGTAVPGHFEAAPGDWGARRMPVRMRTGI, from the coding sequence ATGCCCGCTTCACAGATCACTCCGGTTCCCACCCGCTACTGGCACCGTATTGAACGCGACAAGATTCAGTGCGATGTCTGTCCACGCTTTTGCAAGCTGAGCGAAGGCCAGCGCGGACTCTGCTACGTGCGCGGCCGGGAAAACGACCAGATCATGCTCTACACCTATGGTCGCTCCAGCGGCTTCTGTGTGGACCCCATCGAGAAGAAGCCGCTGAACCACTTCCTGCCAGGTACACCGGTGCTCTCTTTCGGTACCGCCGGCTGCAACCTGGCGTGCAAATTCTGCCAGAACTGGGACATGAGCAAGTCCCGCGACATGGACACCCTGGCCGACAGCGCCAGCCCCGAGGATCTCGCCACGACCTGCCTGCGCCTGGCCTGCCGCTCCATTGCCTTCACCTACAACGACCCTGTCATTTTCATGGAGTACGCCATGGATGTGGCCGATGCCTGCCGGGAACAGGGCATTCGCGCCGTGGCGGTGACCGCAGGCTACATCTGCCCGCAACCCAGGGCCGAGCTTTACCGCCATATCGATGCCGCCAATGTCGACCTCAAGGCCTTCACCGAGCGGTTTTACAGCCGGATTTGCGGTGGAGCCCTGGCCCCGGTGCTCGACACCCTGCTCTACCTGCACCAGACGGATGTGTGGTTTGAGATCACCAACCTGCTGATCCCGGACGAAAACGACAGCAACGAAGAGATTGAAGCCATGAGCCGCTGGATCTTCGACCATCTTGGCCCTGACAGGCCGCTGCATTTCAGCGCCTTTCATCCGGACTGGAAAATGCTCGACAAGACACGCACCCCCCAGTCGACCCTGACCCGGGCACGGGAGATCGCGATGAAGCAGGGATTGCGGTATGTCTATACGGGAAACGTGCACGACCCGGACGGCAGCTCAACCTGGTGCCCGGGCTGTGGTACGCGACTGATCGAGCGGGACTGGTATCAGCTGGGGGAATGGAAGCTGGACGCAGCGGGGCGATGCATCCATTGCGGCACCGCAGTGCCGGGGCATTTCGAGGCAGCACCGGGCGACTGGGGCGCCAGGCGCATGCCGGTGCGGATGCGCACCGGCATCTAG
- a CDS encoding cupin domain-containing protein: protein MSAIKPTNLLNALPGAEPHERFESLLRQPGFHLERILSWGQVTPEGEWYDQVGNEWVLLLAGAARLLIEGQDELALQPGDAVLLPAHCRHRVSWTDPGQATVWLALHFDSEG, encoded by the coding sequence TTGAGCGCAATCAAACCGACAAATCTGCTGAATGCTCTGCCCGGTGCAGAACCGCACGAGCGGTTCGAGAGCCTGCTGCGACAGCCGGGCTTTCACCTGGAGCGTATTCTGTCCTGGGGGCAGGTAACGCCTGAGGGTGAATGGTACGACCAGGTGGGTAATGAATGGGTGTTGCTGCTGGCGGGGGCGGCGCGACTGCTGATCGAGGGTCAGGATGAGCTGGCGCTGCAGCCCGGCGATGCGGTACTGCTGCCGGCTCATTGTCGCCACCGCGTGAGCTGGACCGACCCCGGGCAGGCGACCGTCTGGCTGGCACTGCATTTTGATTCCGAGGGCTAG
- the amrB gene encoding AmmeMemoRadiSam system protein B, which yields MNVRQAAVSGTFYPGRAPDLQAQVQRLLDDNAPQEAQAAPPRALIVPHAGLVYSGPVAASAYNLLRTHAQAYARVLLLGPNHRMPLRSMAVPSTAGFACPLGVMKLDTARLRDWVDHGWVEYNDEVHRLEHCIEVQLPFLLSANPHWQLLPVIAGQAPKEAVAELIGRGLDSADTLVVVSSDLSHYHSYGIAQRIDRATSQHIERLEADLLPDQACGCVAVNGLLRAAARRGLSVHCVDLRNSGDTAGPRDRVVGYGAYAFA from the coding sequence GTGAATGTACGACAAGCCGCCGTGAGTGGCACCTTTTATCCCGGGCGCGCGCCGGACCTGCAAGCGCAGGTGCAGCGCCTGCTTGATGATAATGCGCCGCAGGAGGCCCAGGCGGCACCGCCCAGGGCATTGATCGTGCCCCATGCCGGGCTTGTGTATTCAGGCCCGGTGGCCGCCAGCGCTTACAACCTGTTGCGTACCCATGCGCAGGCGTATGCGCGCGTGCTGCTGCTGGGGCCCAACCACCGTATGCCGCTGCGCAGCATGGCGGTCCCGAGCACGGCAGGCTTTGCCTGTCCGCTTGGCGTGATGAAGCTGGATACTGCTCGCCTGCGCGACTGGGTGGATCACGGCTGGGTGGAATATAACGACGAGGTCCACCGGCTAGAGCACTGTATCGAAGTGCAGTTGCCGTTTTTGCTCAGTGCCAATCCGCACTGGCAACTGTTGCCGGTGATCGCGGGCCAGGCTCCGAAGGAAGCCGTCGCGGAGCTGATTGGTCGGGGCCTCGACAGTGCGGATACGCTCGTCGTTGTCAGTAGCGACCTGAGCCATTACCACAGCTACGGCATCGCGCAGCGCATAGACCGGGCGACATCGCAACACATTGAACGGCTGGAGGCGGACCTGCTGCCCGATCAGGCCTGTGGCTGTGTTGCGGTCAACGGTTTGCTGAGGGCGGCAGCGCGGCGCGGATTGAGTGTGCACTGTGTTGATTTGCGCAATTCCGGCGATACGGCGGGGCCGCGGGACCGGGTCGTGGGGTACGGTGCCTATGCCTTCGCCTGA
- a CDS encoding O-acetyl-ADP-ribose deacetylase, translating to MDSRIEVLKADITRLNVDVVVNAANESLLGGGGVDGAIHRAAGPGLLSHCRTLGGCATGQARLTPGFKLPARWIAHTVGPVWHGGDRGEAQLLQSCYRNVFECVQGLEIESIAFPAISCGVYAYPPAQAVAIAVRTVQSQLALREAPLRVLFCCFDAVMADLYRQALKA from the coding sequence ATGGATTCTCGCATTGAAGTGCTCAAGGCGGATATCACGCGTCTGAATGTGGATGTGGTGGTGAATGCCGCCAACGAGTCGCTGCTTGGTGGCGGCGGTGTCGACGGTGCCATCCATCGTGCCGCAGGACCCGGGTTGCTCAGTCACTGTCGTACCCTGGGTGGTTGCGCAACGGGGCAGGCCAGGCTGACGCCGGGTTTCAAGCTGCCTGCGCGCTGGATCGCGCATACGGTGGGGCCGGTATGGCACGGCGGTGATCGGGGGGAAGCGCAGTTGCTGCAAAGCTGCTACCGCAACGTGTTTGAGTGTGTGCAGGGGCTTGAGATTGAGTCGATCGCTTTTCCTGCCATCAGCTGCGGCGTTTACGCTTATCCGCCGGCACAGGCGGTGGCCATTGCGGTGCGTACGGTGCAATCGCAGCTGGCGTTGCGCGAGGCGCCGTTACGGGTGCTGTTCTGCTGTTTCGATGCGGTTATGGCGGACCTGTACCGCCAGGCGCTGAAAGCGTGA
- a CDS encoding NADH:flavin oxidoreductase/NADH oxidase family protein, with the protein MTKPSTQHELPGPQDVLGRALELPCGVVLKNRLTKSAMSDSLGDGKGNATQAQARLYERWAQGGAALSLIGEVQGDPRYPEKPGNLVLGPDTDLQALRALARRGSTDGAHLWPQLGHAGALSHLPVSRPRGPSALDLEGLQCAAMTLTDIEALPAIYARTASIAKDAGFGGVQIHAGHGFLLSQFLSPLFNRRTDEYGSSIEARFRILRQVIAAVRHAVGASFPVAIKINSTDKLEGGLTEDEALDLVHMLGQTSVDLIDISGGTYFPGAAASSDGTAGNGPYFLEFARRAKQLTAIPVMATGGFKTRQQAVDALASGAVDMVSLGRAMALNPRLAHDWLSSAGGDPAFPKFDTNPPGGVTAWYTMRLTALAEDNEGEFSLDLESAMSLYDARDAQRSDRWRNAFGAPGERG; encoded by the coding sequence GTGACAAAGCCAAGCACCCAACATGAACTCCCAGGCCCGCAGGATGTGCTGGGCCGCGCGCTTGAACTTCCCTGCGGTGTGGTTCTCAAAAACCGGCTGACCAAATCGGCCATGTCGGACTCCCTGGGTGACGGCAAGGGCAATGCGACCCAGGCGCAGGCACGGCTCTATGAGCGCTGGGCACAAGGTGGCGCGGCCTTGTCGCTGATTGGCGAGGTACAGGGGGACCCGCGCTATCCCGAAAAACCCGGCAACCTGGTACTGGGGCCGGATACAGACCTGCAGGCGCTGCGAGCCCTGGCGCGCAGGGGATCGACCGATGGTGCCCATCTTTGGCCGCAACTCGGACACGCCGGCGCCCTTTCCCACCTGCCCGTCAGCCGGCCCAGGGGCCCCTCGGCACTGGACCTTGAAGGGCTGCAATGCGCCGCCATGACCCTTACCGACATCGAGGCACTGCCGGCCATCTATGCCAGGACCGCGTCAATTGCAAAAGATGCAGGATTTGGCGGGGTGCAAATTCATGCCGGCCACGGCTTCCTGCTGAGCCAGTTCCTGTCCCCGCTGTTCAATCGCCGGACAGATGAATATGGCAGCTCCATCGAGGCGAGATTCCGCATCCTTCGCCAGGTGATCGCCGCGGTTCGCCACGCCGTTGGCGCTTCGTTCCCGGTCGCCATCAAGATCAACTCGACCGACAAACTCGAAGGTGGGCTGACGGAAGACGAGGCGCTGGACCTGGTCCACATGCTCGGTCAGACATCGGTTGATCTGATCGACATCAGCGGCGGAACCTATTTTCCGGGCGCTGCGGCAAGCTCGGATGGCACCGCTGGCAACGGCCCCTACTTCCTGGAGTTCGCACGCCGTGCGAAACAGCTGACCGCCATTCCCGTTATGGCAACCGGGGGCTTCAAGACCCGCCAGCAAGCCGTTGACGCCCTCGCAAGCGGTGCTGTCGACATGGTGAGCCTGGGCCGCGCCATGGCGCTCAATCCACGCCTTGCCCACGACTGGCTGAGCAGTGCCGGCGGCGACCCTGCGTTCCCAAAATTCGATACCAACCCTCCTGGCGGTGTCACGGCCTGGTATACGATGCGACTCACAGCGCTCGCAGAAGACAACGAGGGTGAGTTCAGTCTGGACCTCGAGTCCGCCATGAGCCTCTATGACGCACGCGATGCGCAACGCAGCGACCGCTGGCGCAACGCCTTCGGCGCCCCGGGAGAGCGCGGTTAG
- a CDS encoding immunity protein Imm33 domain-containing protein, whose amino-acid sequence MSDTTTPDSTADSASGNETGQTKSGFLALVSRMIFEEKLPVRFMYKSVPEHLNDTGWRLFSGYEDEAYLQDEVANLTPVPLEKLYGMDPTLEEKLAFNAGTVWERQPGSDWERVYDFRIPSPSVDVTITNDPEQFNG is encoded by the coding sequence ATGAGCGACACGACAACTCCCGACAGCACCGCCGACAGCGCGAGCGGCAATGAAACCGGCCAGACCAAGAGCGGCTTCCTGGCGCTGGTGTCACGCATGATTTTCGAGGAAAAACTTCCGGTGCGCTTTATGTACAAAAGCGTTCCGGAGCACCTCAACGATACCGGCTGGCGCCTGTTCAGCGGCTACGAAGACGAAGCCTACCTGCAGGACGAAGTCGCCAACCTGACGCCCGTGCCGCTGGAAAAGCTCTACGGCATGGACCCGACCCTCGAGGAAAAACTGGCGTTCAATGCCGGTACCGTATGGGAACGCCAACCCGGCTCTGACTGGGAACGGGTGTATGATTTTCGCATCCCCAGCCCCAGTGTCGATGTCACCATCACCAACGACCCGGAACAGTTTAACGGCTGA
- the thpR gene encoding RNA 2',3'-cyclic phosphodiesterase codes for MRLFVAIDLPDSLQDAIARLQQPVRHLHWAAPERLHITLQFLGEQPAPRLEAIYSALECVEFEPLSIRCEGVGQFASGVIWLGVDPQPALAQLQRQIGRQLRGAGIPLQQRRFIPHITLGRCRGNRLSSVLEHVAARFYGQAFCFDCDLFSLKSSQLRPGGALHLVQAQFCSQDA; via the coding sequence ATGCGACTATTCGTGGCCATCGACCTGCCCGACTCGCTGCAGGATGCCATCGCCCGGCTGCAACAACCGGTACGGCACCTGCACTGGGCCGCCCCTGAGCGCCTGCATATCACGTTGCAGTTTCTGGGCGAGCAGCCCGCTCCCCGGCTTGAAGCCATCTACAGTGCCCTGGAGTGCGTCGAGTTCGAGCCGCTGAGCATTCGCTGTGAAGGCGTCGGCCAGTTCGCCTCCGGCGTGATCTGGCTGGGCGTTGATCCGCAACCCGCGCTGGCACAGCTGCAACGACAGATTGGCCGGCAACTGCGCGGCGCCGGCATTCCATTGCAGCAACGCCGTTTCATCCCCCACATCACCCTGGGACGCTGCCGGGGGAACCGCCTGAGCAGCGTGCTGGAGCACGTCGCGGCACGCTTTTACGGCCAGGCATTCTGTTTCGATTGCGACCTGTTCAGCCTGAAAAGCAGCCAATTGCGCCCCGGCGGCGCACTGCACCTTGTGCAGGCACAGTTTTGCAGTCAGGACGCCTGA
- a CDS encoding tRNA dihydrouridine synthase, translated as MKIILAPMEGVVDYLMRDVLTRIGGIDLCVTEFVRVSQNLLPDSVFYRLAPELLRGGTTPSGVPVIVQLLGSDPELMAANAARAAALGAPGIDLNFGCPAKTVNRNRGGAVLLDTPMDVHSIVAAVRRAVPADIPVTAKMRLGYSDKALALDNAQAIFEAGADGLAVHARTKVEGYRPPAYWEYIAQIREAIPIPVTANGEVWSWDDYQRCREVSGCRDVMIGRGLISRPDLARSIKRRLQGEPEAGIDWFEMQGLLLDYFDQIVADKVRGYVHGRLKQWLHQLKRHYPQAEQLFSQVKTLRDVEPIRQLLIEQRAAA; from the coding sequence GTGAAAATCATACTGGCACCGATGGAAGGCGTGGTTGATTACCTGATGCGCGATGTACTGACCCGCATTGGCGGTATTGACCTGTGCGTCACCGAATTTGTACGCGTCAGTCAGAACCTGTTGCCGGATTCCGTGTTCTATCGCCTGGCGCCGGAATTGCTGCGTGGCGGCACCACCCCCAGTGGGGTGCCGGTCATCGTGCAGTTGCTGGGCAGTGATCCCGAGTTGATGGCCGCCAATGCCGCACGCGCTGCGGCTCTGGGCGCGCCCGGTATCGACCTGAATTTCGGCTGCCCGGCCAAGACCGTCAATCGCAACCGCGGCGGCGCCGTGCTGCTGGACACCCCCATGGATGTGCACAGCATCGTGGCGGCGGTGCGCCGGGCAGTACCGGCAGATATCCCGGTCACGGCCAAGATGCGTCTGGGGTACAGCGACAAGGCGCTGGCGCTGGACAATGCCCAGGCGATTTTCGAGGCCGGCGCCGATGGATTGGCGGTGCATGCCCGTACCAAGGTGGAGGGCTACCGCCCGCCGGCCTACTGGGAGTATATCGCCCAGATTCGCGAGGCGATTCCCATCCCCGTAACCGCCAACGGCGAGGTCTGGAGCTGGGATGACTACCAGCGTTGTCGCGAGGTCAGTGGGTGTCGTGATGTCATGATCGGGCGCGGGCTGATCTCGAGGCCGGATCTTGCCCGTTCCATCAAGCGGCGTCTGCAGGGCGAGCCTGAAGCGGGTATCGACTGGTTCGAGATGCAGGGCCTATTGCTCGATTACTTTGACCAGATCGTCGCCGACAAGGTGCGCGGTTACGTGCATGGGCGTCTCAAGCAGTGGCTGCACCAGCTAAAAAGGCATTATCCGCAAGCGGAGCAGCTGTTCAGCCAGGTGAAAACGCTGCGTGATGTCGAGCCCATTCGCCAGTTGCTGATCGAGCAGCGCGCCGCCGCCTGA
- a CDS encoding ArsR/SmtB family transcription factor has product MDIESIISALNNPVRRRILEWLKDRSNFPPSLPEHADLDGVCVAYIQEKAGLSQSTISNYMGVLKQAGLVVSERHGQWTFYRRNESNIQAFLTAMEQELLKP; this is encoded by the coding sequence ATGGATATTGAAAGCATTATCTCCGCCCTCAACAACCCCGTGCGGCGTCGAATTCTTGAATGGCTGAAAGACAGGTCGAATTTTCCGCCTTCTCTGCCAGAACATGCCGACCTGGACGGCGTCTGTGTTGCGTACATTCAGGAGAAGGCCGGATTGTCGCAATCGACGATCTCAAACTATATGGGCGTGCTGAAGCAGGCCGGCCTGGTGGTCTCTGAGCGCCATGGCCAGTGGACGTTCTACCGGCGCAATGAAAGCAACATTCAGGCGTTCCTCACTGCTATGGAGCAGGAACTGCTGAAGCCATGA